In Candidatus Nitrosotenuis uzonensis, one DNA window encodes the following:
- a CDS encoding ferritin — MKISRGMENLFNNQIAMEASASNYYLSMASWSEVTGYEGAASFLYQQADEERQHMLKIVHYLNNLGVQAKIPSIREPASNFSSLESVFKAALKSEQSVTQAINKMVDVAQKEKDHSSYTFLQWFVTEQVQEETKFETILQKFDLIGRDKIAINEIDRQLGAMASQATNAA, encoded by the coding sequence ATGAAAATCTCTCGCGGTATGGAAAATCTGTTCAACAACCAGATTGCAATGGAAGCATCGGCATCAAACTACTATCTTTCTATGGCCTCTTGGAGCGAGGTAACAGGCTATGAGGGTGCCGCCAGCTTTTTGTATCAGCAAGCCGACGAGGAAAGACAACACATGTTAAAGATAGTACATTACCTGAATAACCTTGGAGTGCAGGCAAAGATTCCGTCCATCAGGGAACCTGCATCGAATTTCAGCTCACTAGAATCAGTATTCAAGGCAGCACTAAAGAGCGAGCAGTCTGTCACACAGGCAATAAACAAGATGGTGGATGTGGCACAAAAGGAAAAGGATCACAGCTCGTACACATTTTTACAGTGGTTTGTAACTGAGCAGGTACAAGAAGAAACCAAGTTTGAAACAATATTGCAGAAATTCGACCTAATAGGCAGAGACAAGATAGCAATAAATGAAATAGACAGACAGCTTGGGGCTATGGCAAGCCAAGCTACAAACGCTGCCTAA
- a CDS encoding PEFG-CTERM sorting domain-containing protein — protein sequence MRQQILGFLATISVVVAVASLLPAMALPYDTACPNCPTSNLYQSDRSDRLADIPLRMWTDKKLYLYGSDIIVEGAVANYKPDIPVTMTIYNPQNNVIGIQQIHVNADNTYKVPIKAAGNLWNKDGFYTIRVQYGPQEIHDREIIEIVGSPGTPVACSANQITVQSSTDLYCVTYQANNVKVQKATVSSESSSINLKIAAQEDSSILLVIPRSILDSQSSSGDNPFVVLADGQPVLDVYEAHSDDSSRTLEISIPDYAGNLEIIGTYAVPEFGAIAAVMLAIAIVSIIAISARTKLAIPKY from the coding sequence ATGAGGCAGCAAATTCTAGGTTTTCTTGCAACAATATCTGTTGTTGTAGCCGTAGCATCACTTTTACCTGCAATGGCGCTTCCTTATGATACTGCGTGCCCGAACTGTCCTACTAGCAATCTATATCAATCGGATCGATCTGACAGGCTTGCAGATATCCCGCTTAGAATGTGGACCGATAAAAAACTGTACCTTTATGGCTCTGATATTATAGTGGAGGGTGCAGTGGCCAATTACAAACCAGACATACCTGTAACCATGACCATATACAATCCTCAAAACAACGTGATCGGCATTCAACAAATTCACGTAAATGCTGATAACACCTACAAAGTGCCAATCAAGGCAGCTGGAAACCTGTGGAACAAAGACGGCTTTTACACTATTAGAGTCCAGTATGGACCGCAGGAAATACACGATAGGGAAATAATCGAGATTGTTGGCTCTCCTGGGACACCCGTTGCATGTTCCGCAAACCAAATCACCGTACAAAGCAGTACCGACTTGTACTGTGTGACGTATCAGGCAAATAATGTTAAAGTACAAAAGGCAACCGTAAGCAGCGAATCATCCTCCATTAACCTAAAGATTGCTGCACAGGAAGACAGCTCTATTTTGCTTGTAATTCCAAGAAGCATCCTTGATTCACAGTCAAGCTCAGGCGATAATCCATTTGTGGTACTAGCTGACGGACAGCCAGTATTGGATGTCTATGAAGCCCACTCTGACGACTCTTCAAGGACATTGGAAATATCAATTCCAGATTATGCCGGCAACTTGGAGATAATAGGCACGTATGCAGTTCCAGAGTTTGGAGCAATAGCAGCAGTAATGCTTGCCATAGCAATTGTCTCAATAATTGCAATCTCTGCAAGAACAAAACTGGCAATACCAAAATACTAG
- a CDS encoding winged helix-turn-helix domain-containing protein: MVHEYRDRIYIRKDILLKLYEHGELNQSKLMSYCGLNNVKHKGILDDMVTKEMILRTEEPWGNKSIIKYKISDKGKEILQAVLEPYEELFPRKEKDE, translated from the coding sequence CTGGTTCATGAATATAGAGACAGAATATACATCAGAAAGGACATTTTGTTAAAGTTGTATGAACACGGCGAGCTGAACCAGAGCAAGCTTATGAGCTACTGCGGCCTGAATAATGTAAAACATAAAGGAATACTGGATGATATGGTGACAAAAGAAATGATACTGAGGACTGAGGAGCCGTGGGGAAACAAGAGCATAATAAAGTACAAAATCTCGGACAAGGGCAAGGAAATTCTCCAGGCAGTATTAGAGCCGTATGAAGAGCTGTTTCCAAGGAAGGAGAAAGATGAGTAA